The following proteins are co-located in the Silene latifolia isolate original U9 population chromosome 1, ASM4854445v1, whole genome shotgun sequence genome:
- the LOC141641818 gene encoding flavanone 3-dioxygenase 2-like: MRLLAEFLSEGNQFPLDYKLLDRELPIPLYEEPIHDLRVADLVCLSWGTNPRPPIVLDSVYQAAISDGIFQVTNHGITPRVMERAMQGATNFFELPIYQLKSKAAELKSEYSDSYSSSYVHFSGIHDRAKYWRDTVFFYWPSQTSQTVNIPDHASKFNSSVGYYASKVRPLAEKLISFISERLELGESYFDEQGLTSVRRLNINSYPRCPQPALTCGIPQHINPDLLTITFESSGAHGIQVFKNNQWQSVKAQPNALIVTLGSQMQVVSNNVLKAPVHRVLVNAERGRTSISYAIAPSNDTDVKPAAIGRPGAEPQRYSSYKYSDYLVDHMTNYRDATSVVSHFEV; this comes from the exons atgagaCTATTAGCGGAATTCCTAAGTGAAGGTAACCAATTCCCATTAGATTATAAATTGCTCGACCGTGAATTACCTATTCCTTTATATGAGGAACCAATCCACGACCTGCGAGTAGCTGACCTGGTGTGTTTGAGTTGGGGTACGAATCCTCGGCCACCAATAGTCCTCGACTCCGTCTATCAAGCAGCCATATCTGATGGCATATTTCAA GTCACCAATCATGGAATCACCCCAAGAGTGATGGAAAGGGCCATGCAGGGTGCAACAAACTTTTTTGAATTACCCATTTATCAACTCAAGAGCAAGGCTGCAGAATTAAAAAGTGAATATTCCGACAGTTATTCCAGCAGTTATGTCCATTTTTCAGGAATTCATGATAGAGCAAAATATTGGAGGGACACTGTGTTCTTCTACTGGCCCTCACAAACCTCACAAACCGTAAATATCCCTGATCATGCATCCAAATTCAA CTCTTCTGTTGGATACTATGCTTCAAAAGTCAGACCACTTGCTGAAAAATTAATAAGTTTCATCAGTGAACGTCTTGAACTTGGCGAAAGCTATTTTGATGAGCAAGGACTCACGTCGGTGAGAAGGCTAAATATAAACTCGTATCCGCGCTGTCCACAACCTGCATTAACTTGCGGAATACCTCAGCATATAAATCCCGATCTGCTAACGATCACATTTGAAAGTAGTGGTGCGCACGGGATACAAGTGTTTAAAAACAATCAATGGCAGAGCGTAAAGGCTCAACCAAATGCATTGATTGTGACACTAGGAAGTCAAATGCAGGTTGTGAGTAACAATGTGCTCAAAGCACCCGTTCATAGAGTGCTTGTGAACGCTGAAAGGGGACGTACATCAATCAGTTATGCCATAGCCCCAAGTAATGACACCGACGTGAAACCTGCTGCCATTGGCCGCCCAGGAGCAGAACCCCAGCGCTACAGTAGCTACAAATATTCTGATTATCTTGTGGATCACATGACGAATTATAGAGACGCAACCTCAGTTGTATCGCATTTTGAAGTGTAA
- the LOC141601493 gene encoding cytochrome P450 94A1-like: MGSSMLRERLGNSKEAAKNRRVLDLQDILQRFTFDNICKISFGYDPEYLDPSLPNQEFAVAYEEATMISTARFRSFFPIVWKTSKFLNIGSEKRLKEAVSKVRQFAMAIVKEKKETILKNSENSEDLLSRFLKSGHSDEKFVTDIVISFLLAGRDTTSAALTWFFWLVHKNKQAEQQILEEVLQNRGKQGNKTEHLNSTAYEEVKDMVYTHAALCESMRLFPPVPVDIKEATSDDVLPDGMRVKKGTWVTYHPYAMGRLEKLWGPDWAKYRPERWLQKTENVVEKKWRFMPRDPYSYPVFHGGPRVCLGKEMAFLQMKRVVAGVLSRFKVVPVAEEGFEPVYVPYLTAKMHGGFPVRIEERCEFE, from the exons ATGGGATCTTCAATGTTGAGGGAGAGGCTTGGAAATTCCAAAG AAGCAGCCAAGAATCGGAGAGTCCTCGATCTTCAAGACATATTACAAAGGTTTACTTTCGATAATATTTGCAAGATTTCTTTTGGGTATGACCCAGAATACTTGGATCCATCCTTACCAAATCAGGAATTTGCTGTAGCATATGAAGAAGCTACAATGATCAGCACAGCGAGATTTCGTTCCTTTTTTCCGATTGTTTGGAAAACTTCAAAGTTTCTTAATATTGGGTCTGAGAAAAGACTGAAAGAAGCTGTTTCTAAAGTAAGGCAATTTGCCATGGCAATTgtcaaggaaaagaaagaaactaTTTTGAAAAACTCGGAAAATTCGGAGGATTTACTATCAAGGTTTCTCAAATCAGGACACTCGGACGAGAAATTCGTGACTGATATCGTTATAAGCTTCCTCCTTGCCGGCCGAGATACGACATCGGCTGCATTAACATGGTTTTTTTGGCTTGTACATAAGAACAAACAAGCTGAACAGCAGATACTAGAAGAGGTATTACAAAACAGAGGAAAACAGGGGAATAAAACAGAGCATTTAAATTCCACTGCATATGAAGAAGTAAAAGATATGGTTTATACCCATGCGGCGTTATGTGAGAGCATGCGTCTATTTCCTCCGGTGCCGGTGGACATTAAGGAAGCGACCTCTGACGATGTCTTGCCAGACGGGATGCGGGTCAAAAAAG GTACATGGGTGACGTACCACCCTTATGCAATGGGAAGACTAGAGAAGTTGTGGGGTCCAGATTGGGCAAAGTACAGGCCAGAGCGGTGGCTCCAGAAAACGGAAAATGTAGTGGAGAAGAAATGGAGGTTCATGCCCCGTGACCCATATTCATACCCGGTGTTTCATGGTGGGCCAAGGGTTTGTCTTGGAAAGGAAATGGCGTTTTTGCAAATGAAGAGGGTGGTTGCAGGTGTTTTGAGTAGGTTTAAGGTTGTTCCTGTGGCTGAGGAAGGGTTTGAGCCGGTTTATGTACCCTATCTTACGGCTAAGATGCATGGTGGGTTTCCGGTAAGGATCGAAGAAAGGTGTGAGTTTGAGTGA